The following coding sequences are from one Treponema bryantii window:
- a CDS encoding HNH endonuclease produces the protein MAAGWNQTSGTFREGPIDENTFWMLFNYVFSDSSAKRTTYKFGLIKSILDNLFNSEGEDCSLFISYENLFGKFSENYWNLVTKYHLKQMLSDGKSEYSKIEQLFMTLIHEEPSFAAIPFTSIPETKRNSIIKQISTECRRNVIGALHRDFQDCLYAFDLKGDGIFLNTYAFNFMLKYKVEIEKLNYYAWAKFLEKINDESVVVKLLEKLELATPQRDNLSVFQQVLYKEFEQYNCFYCRRKLHEIHVDHFIPWSFIKEDKLWNFVLACPACNIRKSNKIPRMEYVKLIQNRNDDLRKLNSAFVQHQFKTYKPNLISDMWRYAQSGGFVLM, from the coding sequence ATGGCAGCAGGTTGGAATCAAACTTCCGGTACTTTCCGAGAAGGCCCGATTGATGAGAATACTTTTTGGATGTTGTTCAATTATGTATTTTCAGACAGTTCGGCAAAAAGGACGACTTATAAGTTTGGCCTTATAAAATCGATTCTTGATAATCTCTTTAATAGTGAAGGGGAGGATTGTAGTTTATTTATAAGTTACGAAAATCTCTTTGGAAAGTTCTCAGAAAACTATTGGAACCTGGTCACAAAGTATCATCTAAAACAAATGCTGTCTGATGGAAAGAGTGAGTATTCAAAGATCGAGCAGCTGTTTATGACTTTAATTCATGAAGAACCTTCGTTTGCGGCTATTCCTTTTACATCAATTCCAGAGACTAAACGAAATTCAATCATTAAACAGATTAGTACTGAGTGCAGAAGAAATGTAATTGGTGCATTGCATAGAGATTTCCAAGATTGTCTTTATGCATTTGATTTGAAAGGTGATGGAATATTTCTTAATACATATGCTTTTAATTTTATGCTTAAATATAAAGTCGAAATTGAAAAGTTGAATTATTATGCATGGGCAAAGTTTCTTGAAAAAATAAATGATGAATCTGTTGTTGTTAAACTTCTGGAAAAGCTTGAATTAGCAACACCTCAAAGAGATAATTTATCTGTATTCCAACAAGTCCTTTATAAAGAATTTGAACAGTATAATTGTTTTTATTGTAGAAGAAAATTGCATGAGATTCATGTAGACCACTTTATTCCTTGGAGTTTCATAAAGGAAGATAAACTTTGGAATTTTGTTTTAGCATGTCCAGCTTGTAATATACGAAAGAGCAATAAGATTCCGAGAATGGAATATGTAAAACTTATTCAAAATCGTAATGATGATTTAAGGAAACTTAATTCTGCTTTTGTTCAACATCAATTTAAAACTTACAAACCAAATCTGATTAGTGATATGTGGAGATATGCACAAAGTGGTGGATTTGTGTTGATGTAA
- a CDS encoding MazG nucleotide pyrophosphohydrolase domain-containing protein, translating into MSDSFNRLYEVIKTLISPNGCPWDSVQTPESMKKYLVEETFEALEAIVEGDVEHTKEELGDVIMNAVEIAALYEKQGKFSIDEVLDGAAEKIIRRHPHVFEKKEMTLEQLNVQWDKIKKSEGKKEKLSHEEKFAKMQKLLESIAPEYK; encoded by the coding sequence ATGTCTGATTCATTCAACCGATTATACGAAGTAATAAAAACTCTCATCTCTCCTAATGGATGTCCGTGGGATTCGGTGCAGACTCCGGAGAGTATGAAGAAGTATCTTGTGGAAGAAACTTTTGAGGCTCTGGAAGCGATTGTAGAGGGAGACGTGGAGCACACTAAGGAAGAGCTGGGCGATGTAATTATGAATGCGGTTGAGATTGCGGCTCTTTATGAAAAGCAGGGGAAGTTTTCTATTGATGAGGTTTTAGATGGAGCTGCTGAAAAAATTATCCGCCGGCATCCGCATGTTTTTGAAAAGAAGGAAATGACGCTGGAACAGCTTAATGTTCAGTGGGATAAAATCAAGAAATCTGAAGGTAAAAAAGAAAAGCTTTCACATGAAGAAAAATTTGCAAAGATGCAGAAGCTTCTGGAGTCAATTGCGCCGGAATATAAATAG
- the arfB gene encoding alternative ribosome rescue aminoacyl-tRNA hydrolase ArfB — protein MNRQKLHESIINNSQMTFARSGGNGGQNVNKVNTKVHLVIPVSSLGGLTDTELVRLRSKLTAMINKEDCLFLDVDDERYQERNREIAISRLENKIVQALVIPKKRIKTKPTRASKERKLKLKKIRSEIKKNRGKIW, from the coding sequence ATGAACCGCCAAAAACTTCATGAATCAATAATCAACAATTCTCAAATGACTTTCGCTCGCAGTGGCGGTAATGGTGGTCAGAACGTAAATAAAGTAAACACAAAAGTTCATCTGGTGATTCCTGTTTCTTCACTTGGCGGCCTTACAGACACAGAACTCGTGCGCCTGCGTTCAAAGCTTACTGCTATGATCAATAAGGAAGACTGTCTTTTCCTTGATGTAGATGATGAACGCTATCAGGAACGGAATCGTGAAATTGCTATTTCACGTCTTGAAAATAAAATTGTGCAGGCGTTGGTTATTCCCAAAAAGAGAATCAAAACAAAACCTACGCGAGCCAGCAAAGAACGCAAGCTAAAACTGAAGAAGATTCGCAGCGAAATTAAAAAGAATCGTGGGAAGATCTGGTAG